The following coding sequences are from one Pelmatolapia mariae isolate MD_Pm_ZW linkage group LG4, Pm_UMD_F_2, whole genome shotgun sequence window:
- the LOC134625251 gene encoding uncharacterized protein LOC134625251, which translates to MTMREAGQRVQPNLSRFTVASIIRTFREENRTQRRPPGGGRLRLLSEEQERELVNMVIANNVIRLQEIQRRVIEDDHLFRGINAISLSTIDRILRKNQFRMKQAYRVPFERNSDRVKNQRVEYVQRIFEIEGRPVPHEMIFVDEAGFNLTKRRKRGRNIIGHRAIVNVPGQRGGNVTMCAAISQRGVLHRHAVLGPYNTMLLLAFLDGLRQHMFQLDYREPAQPEQPHYVVVWDNVSFHRAALVRDWFTNNPRFSNIFLPAYSPFLNPIEELFSAWRWKVYDREPYVRVHLLQAMEEACLDISVDACQGWIRHARGFYPRCLAGANIACDVDEILWPDPDQRQDAVVG; encoded by the exons ATGACTATGAGGGAGGCTGGGCAACGAGtacaaccaaatttgagtcgCTTCACTGTTGCCTCCATCATCAGAACCTTCAGGGAGGAAAACAG GACACAGAGACGACCACCTGGTGGAGGCAGGTTAAGGCTTTTGTCGGAGGAGCAAGAGAGGGAACTTGTAAACATGGTAATTGCAAATAATGTAATCCGCCTGCAAGAGATTCAAAGGAGAGTGATTGAGGATGATCATCTTTTTCGAGGCATAAATGCCATCAGCCTCTCCACAATTGACCGCATCCTCCGAAAGAATCAATTCCGGATGAAACAGGCATACCGAGTCCCTTTCGAACGAAACTCTGACAGAGTGAAAAACCAACGTGTGGAATATGTTCAG AGAATCTTTGAGATTGAAGGACGGCCTGTTCCCCATGAAATGATCTTTGTGGATGAGGCAGGTTTTAACCTgaccaaaagaaggaaaagggggAGGAACATAATTGGCCATCGGGCTATTGTAAATGTCCCTGGTCAGCGTGGGGGGAATGTCACTATGTGCGCAGCCATCAGCCAACGAGGGGTACTCCACCGCCATGCCGTACTAGGACCCTATAACACTATGcttctccttgcttttcttgatggtttaagacaacatatgttccagctggactacagggaaccagcacagccagagcagcctcACTACGTTGTTGTGTGGGATAACGTCAGCTTCCATCGCGCTGCTCTGGTTCGTGACTGGTTTACCAATAACCCAAGGTTTTCTAATATctttctgcctgcatactccCCCTTTCTAAACCCGATAGAGGAGTTATTTTCGGCATGGCGGTGGAAAGTGTATGACCGAGAACCTTATGTCCGTGTTCACCTCCTTCAGGCCATGGAAGAGGCCTGCCTAGACATATCAGTAGATGCATGCCAGGGGTGGATCAGGCATGCAAGAGGATTTTACCCCCGCTGCCTGGCTGGGGCCAATATagcctgtgatgtggatgagattctCTGGCCTGACCCAGACCAAAGACAAGATGCTGTGGTGGGATaa